A single Primulina eburnea isolate SZY01 chromosome 11, ASM2296580v1, whole genome shotgun sequence DNA region contains:
- the LOC140805442 gene encoding uncharacterized mitochondrial protein AtMg00860-like — protein MVQEGIFLGHKVSSRVLEVDRAKVVVIEKLPPPKNIKGIRSFLGHAGFYRRFIKDFSKSTKPLCNLLEKESNFIFDDNCLQAFEKIKMALVTAPIMIVPDWEQPFELM, from the coding sequence atggtccaagagggcATATTCCTTGGACATAAAGTGTCGTCTCGAGTATTAGAAGTGGACAGAGCCAAGGTGGTTGTCATTGAAAAACTTCCTCCACCAAAGAACATCAAGGGAATAAGGAGCTTCCTCGGACACGCGGGGTTTTATCgtagattcattaaagatttttctaagagCACTAAACCCCTGTGCAATTTACTTGAAAAGGAGTCGaattttatatttgatgataattgtttgcaggcattcgAGAAGATAAAAATGGCATTGGTGACTGCACCAATTATGATAGTGCCGGACTGGGAGCAGCCATTTGAGCTGATGTAA